A window of the Drosophila simulans strain w501 chromosome 2L, Prin_Dsim_3.1, whole genome shotgun sequence genome harbors these coding sequences:
- the LOC6731825 gene encoding cilia- and flagella-associated protein 20 encodes MFKNTFQSGFLSILYSIGSKPLQLWDKKVRNGHIKRITDNDIQSLVLEIVGTNVSTTFITCPADPKKTLGIKLPFLVMIIKNMKKYFTFEVQVLDDKNVRRRFRASNYQSTTRVKPFICTMPMRLDEGWNQIQFNLSDFTRRAYGTNYVETLRVQIHANCRIRRVYFSDRLYSEDELPPEFKLFLPIQKPVQKSNAICS; translated from the exons ATGTTCAAAAACACTTTCCAATCGGGATTCCTATCAATTCTGTACAGTATTGGCTCGAAGCCGCTGCAGCTGTGGGATAAGAAGGTGCGCAATGGACACATCAAGCGGATCACCGACAACGACATACAGAGCCTCGTGTTGGAAATAGTCGGCACCAATGTCAGCACCACGTTCATAACATGTCCGGCAGATCCGAAGAAGACGCTGGGCATCAAGCTGCCCTTTCTGGTGATGATCATCAAGAACATGAAGAAGTACTTCACGTTCGAGGTTCAG GTTCTCGATGACAAGAACGTGCGGCGAAGGTTTAGGGCCAGTAACTACCAGTCGACAACTCGTGTCAAGCCTTTCATTTGCACCATGCCGATGCGATTGGACGAGGGATGGAATCAGATCCAGTTCAACCTGTCCGACTTCACGCGTCGCGCATACGGCACCAATTATGTGGAGACACTCCGTGTACAGATTCATGCAAATTGCCGCATCAGACGCGTCTACTTCTCCGATCGTCTCTACTCGGAGGACGAGCTGCCGCCGGAGTTCAAGCTCTTCCTTCCCATTCAGAAGCCGGTGCAGAAGTCCAATGCCATTTGTAGCTAA
- the LOC6731826 gene encoding transcription initiation factor IIB, protein MASTSRLDNNKVCCYAHPESPLIEDYRAGDMICSECGLVVGDRVIDVGSEWRTFSNEKSGVDPSRVGGPENPLLSGGDLSTIIGPGTGSASFDAFGAPKYQNRRTMSSSDRSLISAFKEISSMADRINLPKTIVDRANNLFKQVHDGKNLKGRSNDAKASACLYIACRQEGVPRTFKEICAVSKISKKEIGRCFKLTLKALETSVDLITTADFMCRFCANLDLPNMVQRAATHIAKKAVEMDIVPGRSPISVAAAAIYMASQASEHKRSQKEIGDIAGVADVTIRQSYKLMYPHAAKLFPEDFKFTTPIDQLPQM, encoded by the exons ATGGCATCGACATCCAG ACTGGACAACAACAAGGTGTGCTGCTACGCACACCCCGAATCTCCGCTCATCGAGGACTACAGGGCTGGCGACATGATTTGCTCCGAGTGTGGTCTGGTGGTTGGGGACCGCGTAATTGATGTGGGCTCCGAGTGGCGTACCTTTAGCAACGAAAAGAGCGGCGTGGATCCCAGTCGTGTCGGTGGACCGGAAAATCCGCTGCTCAGTGGCGGCGACTTGTCCACCATAATTGGTCCGGGCACAGGATCCGCATCCTTTGACGCATTTGGAGCACCCAAGTACCAGAACAGACGCACCATGAGCAGCTCGGATCGCTCCCTCATATCAGCCTTTAAGGAGATATCCTCGATGGCCGATCGCATCAACTTGCCCAAAACCATTGTCGATCGGGCCAACAACTTGTTCAAACAG GTTCATGATGGAAAGAACCTCAAGGGTCGTTCCAATGATGCCAAGGCATCTGCTTGTCTGTATATAGCTTGTCGCCAAGAAGGAGTTCCTCGCACATTCAAGGAAATATGTGCTGTCAGCAAGATCAGCAAAAAAGAGATTGGCCGTTGCTTTAAGCTAACATTAAAGGCTCTCGAGACCAGTGTGGATCTCATAACCACTGCGGACTTCATGTGCCGATTCTGCGCCAACTTGG ACCTGCCGAATATGGTTCAACGCGCTGCCACGCACATTGCAAAGAAAGCCGTCGAGATGGATATTGTACCGGGACGTTCGCCAATTTCTGTGGCCGCAGCCGCGATCTATATGGCCTCACAAGCATCCGAGCATAAGAGAAGCCAGAAGGAGATCGGTGATATAGCCGGTGTGGCCGATGTCACCATCCGTCAGTCCTACAAACTTATGTATCCGCACGCAGCTAAGCTCTTCCCCGAGGACTTTAAGTTTACCACTCCCATTGATCAGTTACCACAGATGTAA